In Triplophysa rosa linkage group LG7, Trosa_1v2, whole genome shotgun sequence, the following proteins share a genomic window:
- the LOC130557098 gene encoding SAM pointed domain-containing Ets transcription factor, translating into MASPVRIQTDSSRSIAGFPESPLSFLKREDGIVQTSDMLDHKPRPDASDRGHPGLYLSCFDMLFTEDTTWLVRLSDSCGPAGGVPRLEPEQCPVIDSPGLGTSPLSPTLEEQVEERSLEQVQSLVVGEVLKDIETACKLLNITPDPMEWNCGNVQKWLLWTEHLYRLPQVGKAFQDLDGKDLCSMSEEDFRLRSPQCSETLHAHLEIWKSAAWMKERCAVGETRMRETEELWSEADSSCSGQPIHLWQFLRELLLKPQSYGRCIRWLNKEKGIFKIEDSAHVARLWGLRKNRPAMNYDKLSRSIRQYYKKGIIRKPDVSQRLVYQFVHPV; encoded by the exons ATGGCCAGTCCCGTTCGAATCCAGACGGACAGTTCACGCTCCATCGCCGGCTTCCCCGAGAGCCCGCTGTCTTTCCTCAAGCGTGAGGATGGAATAGTGCAGACGTCAGACATGCTGGACCACAAACCTCGTCCAGACGCCTCAGACCGTGGACATCCAGGACTCTATCTGTCCTGCTTTGATATGTTGTTTACAGAAGACACCACGTGGCTGGTGAGGCTGTCGGATTCGTGCGGGCCGGCGGGCGGCGTGCCCAGACTGGAACCCGAACAGTGTCCTGTGATTGACAGCCCGGGTCTGGGAACATCTCCTCTGTCTCCTACACTCGAGGAACAGGTGGAAGAGAGATCTCTGGAGCAGGTGCAGAGTCTGGTGGTGGGAGAAGTTCTGAAGGACATCGAGACGGCTTGTAAACTTCTCAACATCACACCGG ATCCGATGGAGTGGAATTGTGGGAATGTTCAGAAGTGGTTGCTATGGACCGAGCATCTCTACCGGCTTCCGCAGGTGGGCAAAGCTTTCCAAGACCTGGACGGCAAAGATTTGTGTTCCATGAGCGAGGAAGACTTCCGTCTGCGCTCGCCGCAGTGCAGCGAAACCTTACACGCCCATCTGGAGATATGGAAATCAG CTGCCTGGATGAAGGAGAGATGTGCGGTCGGAGAGACCAGGATGAGAG AAACAGAGGAGCTGTGGTCTGAGGCGGATTCATCTTGTTCTGGTCAACCCATTCATCTGTGGCAGTTCCTCAGAGAACTTCTCCTCAAACCTCAAAGTTACGGCCGCTGTATACGCTGGCTTAATAAAGAGAAAG GAATCTTTAAAATCGAGGACTCGGCTCACGTGGCTCGTCTCTGGGGTCTGAGGAAGAACCGTCCGGCTATGAACTATGACAAACTCAGTCGTTCCATACGCCAGTACTATAAAAAGGGCATCATCCGCAAACCAGATGTCTCTCAAAGACTCGTCTATCAGTTTGTTCATCCGGTTTAG